The following are from one region of the Fusarium keratoplasticum isolate Fu6.1 chromosome 4, whole genome shotgun sequence genome:
- a CDS encoding BZIP domain-containing protein produces MNNKPAQAKKGKAPAKRNSEARREQNRIASRNYREKRKQKLALLNQILEPSVSELANVVDAAGQGGSDDAALPQMASSATVVDPIASIDTSTVGQDAFTESLFPDDTWGDLTASTIPASNDPVAQPFPNSLPFPFTPVDDPFAPMDMNLWAANSFRPQQLVQFSGDYVNTGIVQEISEDSPESTDQEGQPESLAPTTQDDRALKNILNGVETLTLGQKRSLLRHLQQETQDTPSKPPRMWPPTRAQMESLNKFTKALYNAANAGPTPLPAQYIVEAGLFGAIYANCYALGMGGIEEILCEEGCSIFSVTADEGHAPSQLPLVRPRFRSVTPDLRPTDLQLTFGHHPYVDVIPFRSFRDNIIKALLHDPPLIDEDILCQDLLAGGFTCWGSRRSPLGMNAGVPWDARSWEPSIWFLIKYRQLTGGWDDEMWKSARWWHSVRGERIQMAQAMSMMDNGACGGDLRWQ; encoded by the exons ATGAACAATAAACCGGCGCAGGCAAAGAAGGGAAAGGCGCCCGCTAAGCGCAACTCGGAGGCGCGTCGGGAGCAGAACCGCATCGCGAGCCGGAACTACC GGGAGAAGCGGAAGCAGAAACTCGCGCTATTAAATCAGATCCTGGAGCCAAGTGTTTCTGAGTTGGCCAATGTAGTTGACGCTGCGGGCCAGGGCGGTTCGGATGATGCAGCGCTTCCTCAGATGGCATCTAGCGCAACGGTGGTTGACCCTATCGCTTCGATAGATACGTCCACTGTCGGTCAAGATGCTTTCACCGAGTCACTGTTTCCAGACGACACCTGGGGGGATCTCACTGCATCGACTATCCCAGCATCGAATGACCCAGTTGCTCAACCGTTCCCGAACTCATTACCATTCCCATTCACCCCCGTAGATGACCCCTTTGCGCCTATGGACATGAACCTCTGGGCGGCCAACAGCTTCAGACCACAACAACTGGTACAGTTCTCAGGAGACTACGTAAATACAGGCATAGTTCAAGAGATATCTGAAGACAGCCCAGAGTCCACtgatcaagaaggacaaCCCGAATCCCTCGCACCAACCACCCAAGACGATAGAGCCTTGAAAAACATCCTTAACGGCGTGGAAACTCTCACCCTCGGTCAGAAACGCTCCCTgctccgccatctccaacaagaaaCCCAAGACACGCCGTCCAAGCCTCCTCGAATGTGGCCGCCGACCCGTGCCCAGATGGAGTCCCTCAACAAGTTCACAAAGGCCTTATACAACGCCGCCAACGCAGGCCCAACCCCGCTACCGGCGCAGTACATCGTCGAGGCGGGCCTTTTTGGGGCGATATATGCCAACTGCTACGCCCTCGGCATGGGCGGAATCGAGGAGATCCTCTGCGAGGAGGGATGTAGCATCTTTTCTGTTACGGCGGATGAAGGACATGCACCCTCACAGCTTCCCCTCGTGAGGCCAAGGTTCCGCAGCGTGACGCCGGATCTTCGGCCAACTGACTTGCAACTCACCTTTGGGCATCACCCCTATGTT GACGTCATCCCTTTCAGATCCTTCCgagacaacatcatcaaggcaCTTCTCCATGACCCGCCCCTAATCGACGAAGACATCCTCTGCCAGGACCTTTTGGCCGGCGGCTTCACCTGCTGGGGCTCTAGACGCAGCCCCCTGGGCATGAACGCCGGGGTGCCCTGGGACGCCCGGAGCTGGGAGCCCAGCATCTGGTTCCTCATCAAGTACCGCCAGCTGACGGGCGGCTGGGATGACGAGATGTGGAAGAGCGCGCGTTGGTGGCATAGTGTACGTGGAGAGAGGATCCAAATGGCGCAGGCCATGAGTATGATGGACAACGGAGCGTGTGGGGGAGACTTGAGGTGGCAGTGA
- a CDS encoding CAP-Gly domain-containing protein, giving the protein MPSATSTTTSAAPPRSHTPQLRSKSSSRGLRRPNSAVSTPNLKSAYASHSRLAPPLPRKASLAQLNAGSLASIPDVTESYAVDSVLSDSSQNMIPTTPGRSQAANVALGDTVDVPGGLQGTVRFVGPVQGKRGIFAGVELLPDFASRGKNDGDVDGISYFTTTIPGAGIFLPVAKAVRRESIPSFPMTPSTSNYGGLRAGNQNSVNYTPPTPGLPKFSASVGPGARAPSPQLKRAPRTSLPRPDSPVRRMQMTPGPRPSMTTPAKTPSRYGSPTNARFAQSVRGTSGDPSKRTSKLDRKPSIGPRSVSALGSISGLDDDPTPMGVKRTGTNGSMGSVSSFSMKIRPASRANNANEEEIERLRSQLEDRDRQLKEQSSTLADMEGSLVELQGLMEQAEVSLAPQRNSWDNKDTAQLRQLLREKNDKIAMLTAEFDAHRADFRSTIDTLELASTETERVYEKRIEELMGELRELESRNLDVDSVATQLKQLEELVQELEEGLEDARRGEAEARGEVEFLRGEVERTRTELRREREKATTPNNASANGDTVSSKELEQKDDEIRGLKAIIHSLSRDSVPGEDRTPVPRPGSMIAGDAVENKIARDNLERQVAELQSILDKKSSREDELEKELESFRQAAGATKAANRSSLRDSRDTVVLTQAMENRPVEPTHKRASTLDTMPESDVYSNATETSTLWCEICETNGHDILTCTNMFGPDGAKTNGDVKIKDSHRDELKPHTPTGDDAPAPLSPFKTKNPGPPSPAVRILPNPMESGPVAGKESGIMDPEKWCALCERDGHDSVDCPFEDAF; this is encoded by the exons ATGCCTTCTGccacttcaacaacaacatccgCCGCTCCTCCCAGATCACACACACCACAGTTGAGATCCAAGTCTTCGTCGCGAGGCCTCAGGAGACCAAACAGCGCCGTTTCGACCCCGAATCTCAAGTCCGCATACGCTTCTCATTCGCGTCTCGCTCCGCCGCTGCCTCGCAAGGCCTCGCTCGCACAGCTCAACGCAGGCTCTCTTGCCAGCATCCCCGATGTCACTGAGAGTTACGCCGTCGATTCCGTCCTGAGCGACTCGTCCCAGAATATGATTCCCACAACACCAGGCCGTTCCCAGGCCGCCAATGTCGCTCTCGGCGACACTGTTGATGTTCCTGGTGGCTTGCAGGGTACCGTCCGTTTTGTTGGTCCTGTTCAGGGCAAAAGGGGCATCTTTGCCGGCGTCGAACTGCTTCCAGACTTTGCCAGTCGAGGGAAGAACGATGGCGATGTCGATGG AATCTCATacttcaccaccaccatcccCGGTGCTGGCATTTTCCTCCCCGTGGCCAAAGCCGTACGCCGCGAGTCGATTCCATCCTTCCCCATGACTCCGAGCACCAGCAACTACGGTGGCCTGAGGGCTGGAAACCAGAATTCTGTCAACTACACTCCTCCGACCCCCGGCCTGCCCAAGTTTAGCGCTTCAGTCGGTCCCGGTGCACGAGCTCCCAGTCCCCAGCTGAAGCGAGCGCCAAGGACCTCTCTCCCCCGTCCCGACTCCCCTGTCCGCCGAATGCAGATGACGCCTGGACCACGACCATCTATGACCACCCCGGccaagacgccatcaagATATGGTAGTCCGACAAACGCGCGCTTCGCCCAGAGTGTGCGCGGCACCTCTGGAGACCCAAGCAAGAGGACATCCAAGCTGGATCGCAAGCCTAGTATCGGACCCCGGAGCGTTTCTGCCCTGGGTTCCATCTCTggacttgatgatgatccCACCCCCATGGGAGTCAAGCGGACGGGGACCAATGGCAGCATGGGATCCGTCTCATCGTTCAGCATGAAGATTCGTCCTGCATCTCGCGCCAATAACGCGAATGAAGAGGAGATTGAGCGCCTAAGATCTCAGCTCGAGGACCGGGATCGACAGCTCAAGGAACAGTCTTCTACTCTGGCTGACATGGAGGGTAGCTTGGTCGAACTGCAGGGGCTTATGGAGCAGGCAGAAGTATCACTGGCGCCTCAGCGGAATAGCTGGGATAACAAGGACACGGCGCAGCTTCGCCAGTTGCTGCGGGAGAAGAATGACAAGATCGCGATGCTCACGGCAGAGTTCGATGCCCATCGAGCAGACTTCCGGAGTACCATCGACACCCTGGAGTTGGCCAGCACCGAGACAGAACGCGTGTATGAAAAGAGGATAGAGGAGTTGATGGGCGAGCTTCGTGAGCTCGAGTCAAGAAACCTGGATGTCGACTCGGTAGCAACGCAACTCAAGCAGCTGGAAGAACTTGTCCAAGAGCTCGAGGAAGGTTTGGAGGACGCTCGTCGCGGAGAGGCAGAGGCTCGAGGTGAAGTCGAGTTCCTCCGGGGAGAGGTTGAAAGAACAAGAACGGAACTTCGACGTGAGCGTGAAAAGGCTACGACTCCCAACAATGCTAGTGCGAACGGCGACACAGTATCCtccaaggagcttgagcagaAAGATGACGAGATCAGGGGTCTCAAAGCTATCATCCACTCTCTCAGCCGAGACTCAGTCCCCGGAGAAGACAGGACACCTGTTCCAAGGCCCGGCTCGATGATTGCGGGAGATGCCGTCGAGAACAAGATTGCGCGCGATAACCTCGAGCGACAAGTGGCTGAGCTGCAGTCGATCCTGGACAAGAAGAGCAGCCGGGAGGACGAGCttgagaaggagctcgagtcGTTCCGACAGGCGGCCGGAGCCACCAAGGCTGCCAACAGATCCTCGCTGAGGGATTCTCGCGACACGGTCGTCCTGACCCAGGCCATGGAGAACCGCCCAGTCGAGCCTACTCACAAGCGGGCCAGCACCCTTGACACGATGCCCGAGAGCGATGTCTACTCCAACGCCACCGAGACTAGCACCCTCTGGTGCGAGATTTGCGAGACTAACGGCCACGACATCCTGACATGCACCAACATGTTCGGCCCTGATGGCGCCAAGACCAACGGCgatgtcaagatcaaggactCTCACCGCGACGAGCTGAAGCCTCACACTCCCACTGGCGATGATGCCCCGGCTCCTCTGTCGcccttcaagaccaagaaccCCGGCCCTCCTTCGCCCGCCGTCAGGATCCTGCCCAACCCCATGGAGTCTGGCCCGGTCGCCGGCAAGGAGAGCGGCATCATGGACCCCGAGAAGTGGTGTGCTCTGTGTGAGCGCGACGGCCACGACAGCGTCGACTGCCCCTTTGAGGATGCCTTTTAA
- a CDS encoding TRNA (guanine-N(7)-)-methyltransferase non-catalytic subunit TRM82 yields MKIPYNVVHVSGSVLYAARGGKIHSFSLDDGAHLSTWKHPDVDKVDAAVKAISDEASSEKPVSQEPVAAEGEGSDEPPAKRQKVEEPKEEAVKGTEQEDPDKQASGKKKGGKKSKNRNQPRNKEHNISRVPDRPVITHLTSTNDGSHVLAITGHDKAIWVFENDGKGNLTQLSKRTMPKRPSDVAIGPDSQIICADKFGDVYALPLLYDPESQAATSQPSTPGPAKPAYKPSANATTVHSKRNLRALNNQQRQMELATRTKAESESKAEVPSFEITLLLGHVSMLTSLAIAESEGRKYIITGDRDEHIRLSRYIPQAYVIEGFCFGHKEFISSMTVPVPRGDVLVSGGGDEDLFVWDWKAGKLLSRKSILSLAQEILPDLTKVAVSSLHTLVFPHEGTDLVYILAICEGIPAIFSWQLTQENTLNHPAVIQVPGNPLGLAVKPASGDESPKIIAALDPSDPAKAKSLAIYSLTMTDEKLATSTTALVSDEDVEAAELDVEEKVVKSLLYNTENLRKQSEQEEEQGEAQGTEMMADAEVAE; encoded by the exons atgaagatccCGTACAATGTTGTCCACGTCAGTGGCAGTGTCCTATATGCCGCGCGGGGAGGAAAGATTCACTCATTCAGCCTGGATGATGGTGCTCACCTATCGACATGGAAGCATCCCGATGTCGACAAAGTAGATGCtgctgtcaaggccatctcaGATGAGGCCTCAAGTGAGAAGCCTGTGAGCCAGGAGCCTGTCGCTGCCGAAGGAGAAGGCAGCGATGAACCACCGGCTAAGCGACAAAAGGTTGAAGAGCCAAAGGAAGAAGCAGTCAAGGGGACCGAGCAAGAGGATCCCGACAAGCAGGCTtcagggaagaagaagggaggaAAGAAGAGTAAAAACAGGAATCAGCCGCGGAATAAGGAGCACAACATCTCACGAGTTCCGGACCGCCCTGTCATCACTCACTTGACGAGCACGAACGACGGATCTCATGTTCTGGCCATCACAGGACacgacaaggccatctgGGTATTCGAGAATGACGGAAAGGGAAATCTCACTCAGCTCAGCAAGCG AACTATGCCCAAGCGTCCGAGTGATGTAGCCATTGGACCAGACTCCCAGATCATCTGCGCCGACAAGTTTGGCGACGTCTAcgccctccctctcctctaTGACCCCGAATCTCAAGCCGCCACCTCTCAGCCCTCGACTCCTGGGCCGGCCAAGCCCGCCTACAAGCCTTCTGCCAATGCCACCACCGTTCACTCCAAGCGCAACCTACGTGCTCTTAACAATCAGCAGCGTCAGATGGAGCTTGCGACGCGGACCAAGGCCGAATCCGAGTCCAAGGCTGAAGTTCCCAGTTTCGAAATCACTCTCCTGCTCGGACACGTCTCCATGTTGACCTCGcttgccatcgccgagaGCGAGGGGCGAAAATACATCATCACCGGCGACCGCGATGAGCACATCAGACTATCAAGATACATTCCCCAGGCATACGTCATTGAGGGGTTCTGCTTCGGCCACAAGGAGTTTATCAGCTCAATGACGGTTCCTGTCCCTCGAGGGGATGTGCTCGTGTCGggcggtggtgatgaggactTGTTTGTGTGGGACTGGAAGGCTGGCAAGCTTCTGTCACGGAAGAGCATCTTGTCTTTGGCTCAGGAGATTTTGCCGGATTTGACCAAGGTGGCCGTCTCGAGCCTCCATACGTTGGTATTCCCACATGAGGGAACTGACCTTGTTTACATCTTGGCCATATGCGAGGG CATCCCGGCAATCTTCTCATGGCAGCTTACCCAGGAAAACACTCTCAACCACCCTGCAGTCATCCAAGTCCCCGGTAACCcccttggcctcgccgtcAAGCCCGCCAGCGGCGATGAGTCGCCCAAGATCATCGCCGCTCTCGATCCCAGCGACCCTGCAAAGGCAAAGAGTCTGGCCATCTACTCTTTGACCATGACTGATGAGAAGCTCGCCACAAGCACAACGGCTCTTGTGAgcgatgaggatgtcgaggctgcGGAGCTCGATGTTGAGGAAAAGGTGGTTAAGAGCTTGCTGTATAATACGGAGAACCTAAGAAAGCAGTCggagcaggaggaagagcagggtGAAGCCCAGGGTACAGAGATGATGGCAGACGCAGAGGTTGCGGAGTAA
- a CDS encoding 60S acidic ribosomal protein P0, whose translation MGGKTNKAGYFDKLKGLLEEYASIFIVEIDNVSSQQMHEIRLALRNKGVVLMGKNTMVRRALKTFVTDSPEYERLLPHVKGNVGFVFTNGDLKEVRDIILSNKVAAPARAGAIAPIDVWVPAGNTGMEPGKTSFFQALGVPTKIARGTIEITTDLKLVEAQSKVGPSEATLLNMLNISPFTYGMGISQVYDQGQTFPPSVLDIGEEQLLKTLASAITTIATISLALNFPTLPSVMHSLVNSYKKVLAVAVTTEYSWPEIEQLKDRIANPDAYASAAPVAAADSGAAAAEEKKEESEEEEEEDEGFGGLFD comes from the exons ATGGGGGGCAAGACGAACAAGGCCGGCTActtcgacaagctcaagggctTGCTCGAGGAATatgcctccatcttcatcgttgAGATTGACAATGTCAGCTCTCAGCAGATGCACGAGATCCGTCTGGCTCTCCGGAACAAGGGTGTTGTCCTGATGGGCAAGAACACTATG GTCCGCCGAGCCCTGAAGACCTTCGTCACCGACTCCCCCGAGTACGAGCGTCTCCTCCCCCATGTCAAGGGCAACGTTGGTTTCGTCTTCACCAACGGTGACCTCAAGGAGGTCCGAGacatcatcctctccaacAAGGTCGCCGCCCCTGCCCGTGCTGGTGCCATCGCCCCCATTGATGTCTGGGTCCCCGCTGGCAACACTGGTATGGAACCCGGCAAgacctccttcttccaggccCTCGGTGTCCCCACCAAGATTGCCCGTGGTACCATTGAAATCACCACCGATctcaagctcgtcgaggctCAGTCCAAGGTCGGCCCCTCCGAGGCCACCCTCCTCAACATGCTCAACATCTCCCCCTTCACCTACGGTATGGGTATCTCTCAGGTCTACGACCAGGGCCAGACCTTCCCTCCCAGTGTTCTCGACATTGGTGAGGAGCAGCTCCTCAAGACTCTGGCTtctgccatcaccaccattgCCACCATCTCGCTGGCTCTGAACTTCCCCACCCTGCCCTCGGTCATGCACTCCCTCGTCAACAGCTACAAGAAGGTTCTCGCTGTTGCCGTCACCACCGAGTACAGCTGGCCCGAGattgagcagctcaaggaccGCATCGCCAACCCTGACGCCTACGCCTCTGCCGCCCCCGTTGCCGCTGCCGACTCTggtgctgccgctgccgaggagaagaaggaggagtccgaggaggaggaggaggaggatgagggctTCGGTGGTCTCTT TGACTAA
- a CDS encoding DNA mismatch repair protein produces the protein MPLLAPAVASDRATAAAASRAAVTTIAVATNARARADHRRYRRHRHHSYHRLLELSPLTPFLQACHGLSIRPLLPPPSPHLPLQVRGKKTTTIRLSDLPQGLIQPTSPPPASSTSPTEPQDAVSPLPLPSLPRDPPAYPTVVLQARQNMDRFDNCVLLTRVGGFYELYFEHADEYGPLLNLKVASKKTNAGPVPMAGFPFFQLDRFLKILVQDLNRHVAIAEEFPNSPTDKVKSGGLMHDRRVARIITPGTLIDENFMDPYASNYVMAIDIGRVPSQMDGLPGHESASAAASAHPLPSGVGPDVGDAQPCDDAVPLGLAWLDLSTGHFCTQQTNLASLPAILSRLCPRELVLDQQLQSDTDHGIFALLAEDRHIITYAPRPDDSLLSPDGWAPMLESALSESEAAAFSPAEVCAAGALLSYVKDRLQGMSMKLQPPLRQENMHTMAIDRNSLRALEIRQTIRDGAFRGSLLHAIRRTVTKSGARLLNEWLSAPSTSLDVITGRQDLVARFIADEDLRDSVVLLLRRSYDSQRLVQKFTLGRGDADDLLGLANTIHATRDIITLLDRAYTLPSDSNPDCFASLTARISLPQPLKLARRIKEAIDEEGVVQQHEAQDSEASQMIALAEDIVNSEGSQDDAATLPKGKRKRPTSVREYYAEDDDNWIMKPAASPTLKRLHSELTALRQEKVTLNETLRERLGAPSLSLKWTPGLGHIAHIKGKDARNLVDVRPLSSSRSTRSFHLTEWTHLGQRLDQVRMQIRAEEQAVFYSLREHVVRNLVKLRRNAAVLDELDIATAFAKLAREQHLVRPSLNNTTSHTIVGGRHPTVEGGLFEQGRNFVRNDCLVGSSKDGRVWLITGPNMAGKSTFLRQNALITILAQIGCYVPASYAEIGVVDAIFSRVGSADNLYRDQSTFMVEMLETAHILKQATPRSFVIMDEIGRGTTPEDGTAVSYACLHHLATINQCRTLFATHFHGVADLAAAEGLCSPDGGTVQTYCTDVDEDGQGGFVYNHKLRRGINRQSHALKVARLAGLPGRAIDTARRILDHPTEPAGVGQHTGQAGTG, from the exons ATGCCCCTGCTGGCGCCCGCCGTTGCTTCAGATCGTGCTACTGCTGCCGCTGCTAGTCGAGCTGCTGTCACTACTATAGCTGTTGCTACTAATGCCCGTGCTCGTGCTGACCATCGTCGttatcgtcgtcatcgtcaccatAGCTATCATCGCCTCCTTGAGCTATCGCCTCTTACTCCCTTCCTTCAAGCctgccatggcctctccaTCCGCCCATTACTgcctccaccatctccccatcttcccctcCAGGTCAGGGGCAAGAAGACCACCACCATAAGGCTGTCCGATTTGCCTCAGGGTCTCATTCAGCCCACGTCGCCTCCGCCAGCGTCGTCAACGTCACCCACCGAGCCCCAGGATGCTGTCAGCCCGCTGCCGCTCCCGTCGCTCCCCCGGGACCCCCCGGCGTACCCTACCGTGGTGCTCCAGGCGCGCCAGAACATGGACCGCTTCGACAACTGCGTCCTGTTAACTCGTGTAGGCGGCTTCTATGAGCTGTACTTTGAGCATGCAGACGAGTACGGACCCTTGCTCAATCTCAAGGTTGCCTCAAAGAAGACCAATGCCGGCCCTGTGCCCATG GCCGGGTTCCCCTTCTTCCAGCTGGATCGATTCCTCAAAATTCTCGTCCAAGATCTCAACCGCCatgtcgccatcgccgaaGAGTTCCCCAACTCTCCAAcagacaaggtcaagtctGGCGGGCTGATGCACGACCGCAGAGTCGCCCGTATCATCACTCCAGGCACTCTCATCGATGAGAACTTTATGGACCCGTACGCAAGCAACTATGTTATGGCGATCGATATCGGCCGAGTGCCGAGTCAGATGGACGGACTCCCGGGCCATGAATCCGCATCCGCTGCGGCATCAGCCCACCCCCTCCCGTCAGGTGTTGGCCCGGACGTTGGGGACGCCCAGCCGTGCGACGACGCCGTGCCACTCGGCCTGGCATGGCTCGATCTCTCGACCGGCCACTTTTGCACTCAGCAAACCAATCTTGCATCCTTGCCGGCGATCCTTTCCCGACTCTGCCCGCGcgagctcgtcctcgaccaGCAATTGCAGTCTGATACGGACCACGGCATCTTTGCTCTCCTCGCTGAGGACCGTCACATTATCACCTATGCGCCCCGGCCGGATGACTCCCTGCTCAGCCCCGACGGCTGGGCGCCCATGCTCGAGTCTGCCCTATCTGAGTCTGAGGCCGCTGCCTTTTCCCCCGCGGAGGTGTGCGCTGCGGGTGCCCTCCTTAGCTATGTCAAGGATCGTCTGCAGGGCATGAGCATGAAATTGCAGCCCCCGCTTAGGCAGGAGAATATGCACACCATGGCCATCGACAGAAACAGTCTTCGGGCCCTTGAGATAAGACAGACTATCCGCGATGGCGCTTTCCGGGGTAGTCTACTCCATGCCATACGCCGCACCGTCACCAAGAGCGGTGCCCGCCTGCTCAACGAGTGGCTCAGCGCGCCGTCGACCTCGCTCGATGTCATCACTGGTAGACAGGACCTCGTCGCTCGCTTcatcgccgacgaggacctcCGTGACTCTGTAGTCCTTTTGCTACGTAGGAGTTATGACTCTCAGCGCCTGGTCCAAAAGTTCACACTTGGCCGCGGTGACGCCGACGACCTCTTAGGCTTGGCCAACACCATCCATGCTACCAGGGACATTATTACGCTCCTAGACCGTGCCTACACTCTCCCGAGCGATTCCAACCCCGACTGCTTTGCTTCCTTGACTGCCCGGATTAGTCTCCCCCAGCCCCTGAAGCTTGCCCGCCGCATCAAGGAGGCgattgatgaagagggtGTGGTCCAGCAGCATGAGGCACAAGACTCTGAGGCCAGCCAGATGATTGCTCTGGCTGAGGACATCGTTAACAGCGAAGGTTCACAGGACGATGCTGCCACGCTCCCCAAGGGTAAGCGGAAGCGGCCAACGAGCGTCCGGGAGTATTATGCTGAAGACGACGATAACTGGATAATGAAGCCCGCTGCCAGTCCTACCTTGAAGCGGCTCCATTCTGAACTGACAGCCTTGCGCCAGGAAAAGGTTACGCTCAACGAGACACTCCGTGAACGCCTTGGTGCCCCTAGCCTGTCCCTCAAGTGGACTCCTGGCCTCGGGCACATCGCCCATATCAAGGGCAAAGACGCCCGCAATCTCGTTGACGTGCGACCCCTCTCGTCCAGCCGCTCTACACGATCCTTTCACCTCACCGAATGGACACATCTTGGCCAACGGCTCGACCAGGTGCGCATGCAGATCCGCGCCGAGGAGCAGGCCGTCTTCTACTCACTCCGTGAGCACGTCGTCCGCAATCTCGTCAAGCTTCGCCGCAACGCCGCCgtcctcgatgagctcgacATAGCCACGGCATTCGCCAAGCTCGCTCGCGAGCAGCATCTCGTGCGACCGTCCCTCAACAACACGACTAGTCACACCATCGTCGGAGGTCGACACCCCACCGTCGAGGGCGGTCTCTTTGAGCAGGGCCGGAACTTTGTTCGGAACGACTGTCTTGTAGGGTCGTCCAAGGACGGGCGTGTTTGGCTCATCACGGGACCAAACATGGCTGGCAAGAGCACCTTTCTCCGCCAAAACGcactcatcaccatcctggCGCAGATCGGTTGCTATGTCCCGGCGTCATACGCCGAGATAGGGGTTGTAGACGCTATCTTCAGCCGCGTGGGCTCAGCGGACAACCTCTACCGAGACCAGAGCACCTTCATGGTTGAGATGCTAGAGACGGCTCACATCCTCAAGCAGGCCACACCACGATCGTtcgtcatcatggatgaGATCGGCCGAGGCACGACGCCGGAGGATGGCACGGCTGTCTCCTATGCGTGCCTGCATCACCTGGCAACCATCAACCAATGCCGGACCCTCTTTGCTACACACTTTCACGGCGTTGCTGACCTGGCCGCGGCCGAGGGCTTGTGCTCCCCGGACGGGGGCACCGTGCAGACGTACTGCACCGACGTGGACGAGGACGGACAGGGAGGGTTTGTCTACAATCACAAGCTACGGAGAGGCATTAACCGCCAGAGCCACGCGCTCAAGGTCGCGAGACTGGCAGGTCTCCCGGGCCGGGCGATAGATACGGCTCGGAGAATACTAGATCATCCCACAGAGCCGGCTGGGGTAGGGCAGCATACGGGACAGGCCGGGACGGGGTGA